The Ensifer adhaerens genome contains a region encoding:
- a CDS encoding CoA-acylating methylmalonate-semialdehyde dehydrogenase — MYELGHFIDGKRVAGKSGRVSNIFNPATGEVQGTVALASDAELSAAVESAKAAQPKWAATNPQRRARVFMKFVELLNANMNELAEILSREHGKTIEDAKGDLIRGLEVCEFVIGIPHLQKSEFTEGAGPGIDMYSIRQAVGIGAGITPFNFPAMIPMWMFAPAIACGNAFILKPSERDPSVPIRLAELMIEAGLPAGILNVVNGDKGAVDAILTHPDIAAVSFVGSTPIARYVYGTAAMNGKRAQCFGGAKNHMIIMPDADLDQAANALMGAGYGSAGERCMAISVAVPVGEETANRLISKLTPMVESLRIGPYTDEKADMGPVVTKEAEQRIRSLIDSGVEQGAKLVVDGRDFKLQGYEQGHFIGGCLFDNVTPDMDIYKTEIFGPVLSVVRAKTYEEALDLPMKHEYGNGVAIYTRDGDAARDFASRINIGMVGVNVPIPVPLAYHSFGGWKSSSFGDLNQHGPDSIKFWTRTKTITERWPSGIKDGAEFVMPTMK; from the coding sequence ATGTACGAACTCGGTCATTTCATCGATGGCAAGCGCGTCGCCGGCAAGAGCGGCCGCGTCAGCAACATCTTCAACCCGGCAACCGGCGAAGTGCAGGGCACCGTGGCGCTGGCAAGCGACGCGGAACTTTCGGCAGCCGTCGAAAGCGCCAAGGCAGCACAGCCGAAGTGGGCGGCCACCAACCCGCAGCGCCGCGCCCGCGTGTTCATGAAGTTCGTCGAACTTCTGAACGCCAACATGAACGAGCTCGCCGAGATCCTGTCGCGCGAGCATGGCAAGACGATCGAAGACGCCAAGGGTGACCTCATCCGTGGCCTCGAAGTCTGCGAATTCGTCATCGGCATTCCGCATCTGCAGAAGAGCGAGTTCACCGAAGGTGCCGGTCCCGGCATCGACATGTACTCGATCCGCCAGGCCGTCGGCATCGGCGCCGGCATCACCCCGTTCAACTTCCCGGCCATGATCCCGATGTGGATGTTCGCCCCGGCCATCGCCTGCGGCAACGCTTTCATCCTGAAGCCGTCCGAGCGTGATCCGTCCGTTCCGATCCGCCTTGCCGAACTGATGATCGAAGCCGGCCTGCCGGCAGGCATCCTCAACGTCGTCAACGGCGACAAGGGGGCTGTCGACGCGATCCTGACGCATCCGGATATCGCAGCCGTTTCCTTCGTCGGCTCGACCCCGATCGCCCGCTACGTCTATGGCACCGCGGCGATGAACGGCAAGCGCGCCCAGTGCTTCGGTGGCGCCAAGAACCACATGATCATCATGCCCGACGCCGATCTCGACCAGGCCGCGAACGCCCTGATGGGCGCCGGCTACGGCTCGGCCGGCGAGCGCTGCATGGCGATCTCGGTTGCCGTCCCGGTCGGTGAAGAGACCGCCAACCGCCTGATCAGCAAGCTGACCCCGATGGTCGAAAGCCTGCGCATCGGCCCCTACACCGACGAGAAGGCCGATATGGGCCCTGTCGTCACCAAGGAAGCCGAACAGCGCATCCGCAGCCTGATCGACAGCGGTGTCGAGCAAGGCGCCAAGCTCGTCGTCGACGGCCGCGATTTCAAGCTGCAGGGCTATGAGCAGGGCCACTTCATTGGCGGCTGCCTGTTCGACAACGTCACGCCGGACATGGACATCTACAAGACGGAAATCTTCGGACCGGTTCTCTCGGTCGTCCGCGCCAAGACCTACGAGGAAGCCCTCGACCTGCCGATGAAGCACGAGTATGGCAACGGCGTCGCGATCTACACCCGCGACGGTGATGCGGCCCGCGACTTCGCCTCGCGCATCAACATCGGCATGGTCGGCGTCAACGTTCCGATCCCGGTTCCGCTCGCCTACCACTCCTTCGGCGGCTGGAAGTCCTCGTCCTTCGGCGATCTCAACCAGCACGGCCCGGACTCGATCAAGTTCTGGACCCGCACCAAGACCATTACCGAGCGCTGGCCTTCGGGCATCAAGGACGGTGCCGAGTTCGTCATGCCGACGATGAAGTAA
- a CDS encoding YjgN family protein, which produces MVVAEATSFQAAPTRDVSIDFHRFSFMGSGKEYFGIWIVNVFLTIVTLGIYSAWAKVRRNRYFYGNTVLLGRTFEYHAKGKQILIGRVIVFGYLILYNLLLTFVPIVGIALLLLSLFFVPWLAARGLRFSARVTSYRNVRFDFVGTMGGAFKAFILGGFLSIITLGLLTPLASRWVGRYVGSNLRFGGRAFETNPPFGPLYRGMFLGVGLALVLGVVVFAILMGTLRASPSLLQSLNDPRWGWVGLGAGYVASMSFYAVIALFYSAAVRNAVWGATVFDGKHRFLSGLSRGRYTWIAISNFVVTILTLGLLRPWAAVRMARYKWTLTGVTVFGAVGTLMSEIEAEASAVGAEFMDFEGFDFGF; this is translated from the coding sequence ATGGTCGTGGCCGAAGCGACGTCGTTTCAAGCAGCGCCGACACGCGACGTGTCGATCGATTTTCACCGTTTCTCGTTCATGGGGAGCGGCAAGGAATATTTCGGCATCTGGATCGTCAACGTGTTTTTGACGATCGTCACGCTTGGCATTTATTCCGCCTGGGCAAAAGTCCGGCGCAACCGATACTTCTACGGAAACACGGTTCTGCTCGGCCGTACCTTCGAGTACCATGCCAAGGGCAAGCAGATCCTGATCGGGCGAGTGATCGTTTTCGGCTATCTGATCCTCTACAATCTTCTGCTGACATTCGTTCCGATCGTCGGCATCGCGTTATTGTTGCTTTCGCTCTTCTTCGTTCCCTGGCTGGCCGCACGCGGGTTGCGCTTCAGCGCACGGGTGACGAGCTACCGCAACGTCCGCTTCGACTTCGTCGGCACGATGGGCGGTGCCTTCAAGGCGTTCATTCTGGGCGGGTTCCTTTCCATTATCACCTTGGGCCTACTGACGCCGCTCGCAAGCCGATGGGTTGGGCGCTACGTCGGATCGAACCTGCGCTTTGGCGGCAGGGCCTTTGAGACCAACCCGCCGTTCGGCCCGCTCTATCGCGGCATGTTCCTGGGTGTGGGGCTTGCGCTGGTTCTTGGCGTTGTTGTCTTCGCGATCTTGATGGGAACGCTTCGCGCATCGCCAAGTTTGCTCCAATCGCTGAACGATCCGAGGTGGGGATGGGTAGGCTTGGGCGCAGGATATGTGGCGTCCATGTCTTTCTACGCAGTCATCGCGTTGTTCTACAGTGCAGCCGTGCGCAACGCCGTTTGGGGGGCGACGGTTTTTGACGGAAAACATCGGTTCCTCAGCGGTCTTTCTCGGGGCCGCTACACGTGGATCGCCATATCGAACTTCGTCGTCACCATCCTGACGCTGGGCCTGCTGCGACCTTGGGCGGCTGTCCGCATGGCCCGTTACAAATGGACCCTGACGGGCGTAACCGTCTTTGGCGCCGTCGGAACGCTGATGAGCGAAATCGAAGCGGAAGCGTCGGCGGTTGGAGCGGAATTCATGGATTTCGAAGGGTTCGATTTTGGCTTCTAG
- a CDS encoding M48 family metallopeptidase: protein MASSSIEIARGEWHPAGSSRSVPSRLLEEGGSLRAVDDASTELARGTLASVDISDRVGAIPRRVEFADGSLFETPDNEAVDRFLKLNGRVNHIHEWERFRPRLIAVVAATVLCGVAIYRYAVPALVEVAVLVTPPIVPEMMSKGTMETMDQTLFDKTQLAIERQERIRDGFKAIAARSGRGEAGYTLNFRKGGVVGPNAFALPDGTLVVTDELIELAGDDTEMIVGVLAHEIGHVELEHSLRQIYRAAGVAGLIMMIGGDIGSGVDDVLVQGAGLLSLSYSRGAETAADRHSVELMQKAGRDPTAAARFFDLLEKKLDDHGDTSILSTHPGTPERRKAILDYAAELRAKAQ, encoded by the coding sequence TTGGCTTCTAGCAGCATCGAGATCGCACGTGGCGAGTGGCATCCGGCCGGTTCCAGCCGGTCGGTGCCCTCGCGGTTGTTGGAAGAGGGGGGCAGCCTTAGGGCCGTAGACGATGCGAGCACCGAACTTGCCCGTGGCACCTTGGCAAGTGTCGATATTTCCGACCGCGTCGGAGCGATACCGCGTCGCGTCGAATTTGCAGACGGCTCGTTGTTCGAAACGCCGGACAACGAGGCAGTCGATCGTTTTCTGAAGCTGAATGGCAGGGTCAACCACATCCACGAATGGGAGCGCTTTCGTCCACGTCTCATCGCCGTCGTCGCAGCCACCGTGCTGTGCGGCGTTGCCATCTATCGTTATGCGGTTCCTGCGCTCGTTGAGGTCGCCGTCCTCGTGACCCCGCCGATCGTGCCGGAGATGATGTCGAAGGGCACGATGGAGACGATGGATCAGACACTGTTCGACAAAACGCAGCTGGCGATTGAGCGGCAGGAAAGGATCCGCGACGGCTTCAAGGCAATCGCCGCCCGATCAGGCCGCGGCGAGGCCGGTTACACGCTCAATTTCCGCAAGGGCGGTGTGGTCGGACCAAATGCGTTTGCGCTTCCGGATGGCACGCTGGTCGTCACCGACGAGCTCATCGAACTTGCCGGGGACGATACCGAAATGATCGTTGGCGTGCTGGCGCACGAGATCGGCCATGTCGAGCTCGAACATAGTCTGCGGCAGATCTACCGTGCTGCCGGCGTTGCCGGCCTCATCATGATGATCGGCGGCGATATCGGTTCGGGCGTGGACGACGTCCTGGTGCAGGGCGCTGGTCTCTTGTCGCTTTCCTATTCGCGCGGCGCAGAAACTGCTGCCGACCGACACTCGGTCGAGCTGATGCAGAAGGCAGGGCGAGATCCGACGGCGGCCGCGCGCTTCTTCGACCTGCTTGAAAAGAAGCTAGACGATCACGGCGACACCAGCATTCTCTCAACGCATCCAGGGACGCCGGAGCGGCGCAAGGCGATCCTCGACTACGCCGCGGAGTTGCGCGCCAAGGCGCAATGA
- a CDS encoding Fe(3+) ABC transporter substrate-binding protein, whose amino-acid sequence MGVLSLTATLLATSAAWADGEVNIYSYRQPDLIKPLLDAFTKETGITTNVLFLDKGLVERIQAEGANSPADVILTVDISRLTEAKDAGVTQPVVNETINKDIPAHFRDPEGNWFGLTTRGRVVYASKERVAQDDITYEELADPKWKGKICTRDGQHSYNIGLFASMIAHHGEAETEKWLTGLKNNLAKKPDGGDRDQAKAILAGECDLALGNTYYVGLMMTNEKEPEQKDWAAAIKVLFPNAKDRGTHVNISGMALAKNSPNKDNALKLMEFLSEGEAQKIYAEQVFEYPVLPGAEPSDVVKSFGTIKPDELPLADIAANRKKASELVDKVGYNDGPQD is encoded by the coding sequence ATGGGCGTTCTGTCCCTGACGGCAACCCTGCTGGCAACGAGCGCCGCCTGGGCCGATGGTGAAGTCAATATCTACTCGTACCGGCAGCCCGACCTGATCAAGCCGCTGCTCGACGCCTTCACCAAGGAAACCGGCATCACCACCAATGTGCTCTTCCTAGACAAGGGCCTCGTCGAGCGCATCCAGGCCGAAGGCGCCAACTCGCCGGCCGACGTGATCCTGACCGTCGACATCAGCCGCCTGACCGAAGCCAAGGATGCAGGCGTAACCCAGCCTGTCGTCAACGAGACGATCAACAAGGATATCCCGGCGCATTTCCGCGACCCTGAAGGCAACTGGTTCGGCCTCACCACCCGCGGCCGCGTCGTCTACGCATCCAAGGAGCGCGTCGCCCAGGACGACATCACCTATGAAGAGCTTGCCGACCCCAAGTGGAAAGGCAAGATCTGCACCCGCGACGGCCAGCACTCCTATAACATCGGCCTCTTCGCCTCGATGATCGCCCACCATGGCGAAGCCGAGACCGAGAAGTGGCTGACCGGCCTCAAGAACAACCTCGCCAAGAAGCCTGACGGCGGCGACCGCGACCAGGCCAAGGCGATCCTGGCCGGCGAATGCGACCTGGCACTCGGCAACACCTACTATGTCGGTCTGATGATGACCAACGAGAAGGAGCCGGAACAGAAGGATTGGGCAGCGGCGATCAAGGTACTCTTCCCGAACGCCAAGGACCGCGGCACGCACGTCAACATTTCGGGCATGGCACTCGCCAAGAATTCCCCGAACAAGGACAACGCGCTGAAGCTGATGGAATTCCTGTCGGAAGGCGAAGCCCAGAAGATCTACGCCGAGCAGGTGTTCGAATATCCGGTTCTGCCGGGCGCCGAGCCGTCTGACGTCGTGAAGTCCTTCGGCACGATCAAGCCGGACGAACTGCCGCTCGCCGACATCGCCGCAAACCGCAAGAAGGCTTCGGAACTGGTCGACAAGGTCGGCTACAACGACGGTCCGCAGGACTGA
- the rirA gene encoding iron-responsive transcriptional regulator RirA has product MRLTKQTNYAVRMLMYCAANGEKLSRIPEIARAYGVSELFLFKILQPLTKAGLVETVRGRNGGVRLPKPASAITLFDVVKVTEDSFAMAECFEAGEIECPLVDSCGLNSALRKALNAFFEVLQGYTIDDLVKARPQINFLLGLEETKRPQTSAA; this is encoded by the coding sequence ATGCGTCTGACGAAGCAAACGAACTACGCGGTTCGCATGTTGATGTACTGCGCCGCCAACGGGGAAAAGCTCAGCCGCATTCCCGAAATCGCCAGGGCTTACGGTGTTTCCGAGTTGTTTCTCTTCAAGATCTTGCAGCCGTTGACCAAGGCCGGCCTCGTTGAAACGGTGCGTGGCCGTAACGGTGGCGTGCGCCTGCCGAAGCCCGCTTCGGCGATCACGCTGTTCGACGTCGTCAAGGTGACGGAAGACAGTTTCGCGATGGCCGAGTGCTTCGAGGCGGGCGAGATCGAATGCCCGCTCGTCGACAGCTGCGGCCTGAACTCGGCGCTCCGCAAGGCGCTGAACGCCTTCTTCGAAGTGCTGCAGGGCTACACGATTGACGACCTGGTCAAGGCGCGCCCGCAGATCAACTTCCTGCTCGGCCTGGAAGAAACCAAGCGTCCGCAGACCTCGGCGGCCTGA
- a CDS encoding response regulator has protein sequence MAAFRTATPNERDARHQQGYSVMTRKAHILLVDDDPAENLILRALIRKVSSIDIELHYCQTIDDALAFLRSGKPVSMILLDNRLRPQLDFRETVPALRHQGYIGPIGVISASLADAYFQNLEDYGADFRIDKAEIDPTAIDFILREYLPQE, from the coding sequence GTGGCCGCGTTTCGCACCGCCACGCCCAACGAACGGGACGCCCGCCATCAGCAAGGGTATTCGGTCATGACGCGAAAAGCACACATCCTGCTCGTTGACGACGACCCGGCAGAAAACCTGATCCTGCGCGCGCTCATCCGCAAGGTGAGCAGCATCGACATCGAGCTGCACTACTGCCAGACGATCGATGATGCGCTTGCATTCCTGCGCTCGGGCAAACCCGTATCGATGATCCTGCTCGACAACCGTCTGCGGCCGCAGCTCGATTTCCGCGAGACGGTCCCGGCCCTCCGGCATCAGGGCTATATCGGCCCGATCGGGGTAATCTCAGCATCGCTCGCCGATGCCTATTTTCAGAATCTGGAGGATTACGGCGCCGATTTCCGCATCGACAAGGCTGAAATCGACCCCACTGCGATCGACTTCATATTGCGGGAATATCTACCGCAAGAGTAA
- a CDS encoding helix-turn-helix transcriptional regulator: MAALLENHRRYDLRDELEKALNRVDFFRIFHTMALRYGFSHFGILQLGNENDACMLSTRLVLHDLPSGLAEEYDKRHRFGDSVFYKTLHRSAISSVWRADDPGCDASQNLLVQLGFELLVSVPVHAASTGARYAVLFLGDGEDIGRAEHVALAYDAIAAFDYFYRIALANKAGMGLTPRETEILKWISHGKTASEIALIVSVSEHTVNSHTATILKKLDVVNRTQMVAKAIREQIIQ; encoded by the coding sequence GTGGCGGCTTTGCTGGAAAATCACAGGCGATACGACCTTCGCGACGAGCTAGAGAAGGCGCTCAACCGCGTCGATTTCTTCCGCATTTTTCATACCATGGCATTGCGCTACGGCTTCAGCCATTTCGGCATTCTGCAGCTCGGCAACGAGAACGACGCCTGCATGCTGTCCACCCGCCTAGTATTGCACGACCTGCCATCCGGGCTCGCGGAGGAATACGACAAGCGCCATCGCTTTGGCGACTCCGTGTTTTACAAGACGCTGCACCGCTCGGCGATCTCGTCGGTATGGCGGGCGGACGACCCCGGCTGCGACGCCAGCCAGAACCTGCTGGTGCAGCTCGGTTTCGAACTGCTCGTCAGCGTACCGGTGCACGCAGCTTCCACCGGCGCGCGCTATGCCGTGCTCTTTCTCGGAGACGGGGAGGATATCGGCCGGGCCGAGCATGTGGCGCTCGCCTATGACGCGATCGCCGCCTTCGACTATTTCTATCGCATCGCGCTTGCCAATAAGGCCGGGATGGGACTGACGCCGCGCGAAACCGAAATCCTCAAGTGGATCTCGCACGGCAAGACGGCAAGCGAGATTGCGCTCATCGTTTCGGTGTCGGAGCACACGGTGAACTCACACACCGCAACGATCCTGAAGAAACTCGACGTCGTCAATCGCACCCAGATGGTGGCGAAGGCAATCCGAGAGCAGATCATCCAGTAG
- a CDS encoding ABC transporter substrate-binding protein, with protein MKKLTTLFAATALATLMAGSAWSKTFVYCSEGSPEGFDPGLYTAGTTFDAAAHTVYNRLLEFKKGTTEVEPGLAESWTISDDGLVYTFKLRPGVKFQTTEFFTPSRDFTADDVVFSYERQLKADNPWNKYIAGASWEYAAGMGFPEVIKSVEKVDDLTVKFTLTRKEAPFLANIAMPFASILSKEYADKLQADGKMEQMNQMPLGTGPFAFVAYQQDAVIRYKANPDYWGGKQKIDDLVFAITSDASVRFQKLQAGECHLMPFPNAADVSKMKADPNLKVMEQAGLNVSYLAYNTTQAPFDKPEVRKALNKAINKQAIVDAVFQGAAQPAVNPIPPTMWSYNDKIEDDTYEPEVAKKMLEDAGVKDLSMKLWAMPVSRPYMLNARRAAELMQSDFAKIGVKVEIVSYEWAEYLDKSKAKDRDGAVILGWTGDNGDPDNFLDTLLGCNAVGGNNRAQWCNQEFDALVKKAKETSDPAERTKLYEEAQVVFKREAPWATIDHSLSVVPMRKNVEGFVQSPLGDFAFDGVDITE; from the coding sequence ATGAAAAAGCTCACTACTCTGTTTGCAGCGACGGCGCTTGCCACGCTGATGGCCGGCTCCGCCTGGTCGAAGACGTTCGTTTATTGCTCGGAAGGTTCGCCAGAGGGTTTTGACCCGGGCCTGTACACCGCCGGCACGACCTTCGACGCGGCTGCGCACACGGTTTACAACCGCCTGCTCGAGTTCAAGAAGGGCACGACCGAAGTTGAGCCGGGCCTCGCCGAAAGCTGGACGATCTCCGACGACGGCCTGGTCTACACCTTCAAGCTGCGTCCGGGCGTCAAGTTCCAGACCACCGAATTCTTCACGCCGTCGCGTGATTTCACTGCCGACGACGTGGTGTTCTCCTACGAGCGCCAGCTGAAGGCTGACAATCCGTGGAACAAGTACATTGCTGGCGCTTCGTGGGAATACGCAGCCGGCATGGGCTTCCCGGAAGTCATCAAGTCGGTTGAGAAGGTCGACGACCTGACCGTCAAGTTCACCCTGACGCGCAAGGAAGCGCCGTTCCTCGCCAACATCGCGATGCCGTTTGCTTCGATCCTGTCGAAGGAGTATGCCGACAAGCTGCAGGCTGACGGCAAGATGGAGCAGATGAACCAGATGCCGCTCGGCACCGGTCCGTTCGCTTTTGTCGCCTACCAGCAGGATGCCGTCATCCGCTACAAGGCAAACCCGGACTATTGGGGTGGCAAGCAGAAGATCGACGACCTCGTCTTCGCGATCACGTCTGACGCTTCGGTTCGCTTCCAGAAGCTCCAGGCTGGCGAATGCCACCTGATGCCGTTCCCGAATGCTGCCGACGTTTCGAAGATGAAGGCAGACCCGAACCTGAAGGTCATGGAACAGGCCGGCCTCAACGTCTCCTACCTCGCCTACAACACGACCCAGGCTCCGTTCGACAAGCCGGAAGTCCGCAAGGCGCTGAACAAGGCGATCAACAAGCAGGCGATCGTCGATGCCGTCTTCCAGGGTGCTGCCCAGCCGGCCGTCAACCCGATCCCGCCGACGATGTGGTCGTACAACGACAAGATCGAAGACGACACCTACGAGCCCGAAGTCGCCAAGAAGATGCTTGAAGACGCAGGCGTCAAGGACCTGTCGATGAAGCTCTGGGCAATGCCGGTTTCGCGTCCGTACATGCTGAACGCCCGTCGCGCAGCTGAACTGATGCAGTCGGACTTCGCCAAGATCGGCGTCAAGGTCGAGATCGTCTCCTACGAATGGGCCGAATACCTCGACAAGTCCAAGGCCAAGGATCGTGACGGTGCCGTCATCCTCGGCTGGACCGGCGACAACGGCGACCCGGACAACTTCCTCGACACGCTTCTCGGCTGCAACGCTGTCGGCGGCAACAACCGTGCACAGTGGTGCAACCAGGAATTCGACGCTCTCGTGAAGAAGGCGAAGGAAACCTCTGACCCCGCAGAGCGCACCAAGCTCTACGAAGAGGCGCAGGTCGTCTTCAAGCGCGAAGCGCCGTGGGCGACGATCGACCACTCGCTCTCGGTCGTGCCGATGCGCAAGAACGTCGAGGGCTTCGTTCAGAGCCCACTTGGTGATTTTGCCTTCGACGGCGTGGACATCACCGAGTAA
- a CDS encoding ABC transporter permease subunit, with protein sequence MFRFLLGRLAVLIPTFVGVSIIAFSFIRLLPGDPVALLSGERVMSPERHAEISHALGFDRPIVVQYLDYLWGVLQGDFGTSIVTKKPVIDQFFELFPATVELSLCAILFAVILGIPAGVIAAIKRGSAVDQAMMGTALVGFSMPIFWWGLLLIMLVSGMLQWTPVSGRISLMYFFPPVTGFMLIDSLLSGQAGAFKSAVSHLILPTIVLGTIPLAVIARQTRSAMLEVLSEDYVRTARAKGLSTFRVVGVHALRNAMIPVVTTIGLQVGVMLAGAILTETIFSWPGIGKWMVDSVSRRDYAVIQGGLLVIAAVIMLVNLIVDLLYGLINPRIRH encoded by the coding sequence ATGTTCCGATTTCTCTTGGGGCGATTGGCTGTCCTGATACCGACCTTCGTCGGCGTCTCCATCATCGCCTTCTCCTTCATCCGCCTGCTTCCGGGCGATCCGGTTGCGCTGCTTTCGGGCGAGCGCGTCATGTCGCCGGAGCGACATGCGGAAATTTCACACGCACTCGGCTTCGACCGGCCGATCGTGGTGCAATACCTCGATTATCTCTGGGGCGTGCTCCAGGGTGATTTCGGCACCTCGATCGTTACCAAGAAGCCGGTCATCGATCAGTTCTTCGAACTGTTTCCGGCAACCGTCGAGCTTTCGCTCTGTGCGATCCTGTTTGCGGTCATTCTCGGCATTCCGGCTGGCGTGATTGCTGCGATCAAGCGCGGCTCGGCCGTCGACCAGGCGATGATGGGCACCGCACTCGTCGGCTTCTCCATGCCGATCTTCTGGTGGGGCCTGCTGCTCATCATGCTCGTTTCCGGCATGCTGCAGTGGACGCCGGTCTCCGGCCGCATCTCGCTGATGTACTTCTTCCCGCCGGTAACCGGATTCATGCTGATCGACTCGCTCCTGTCCGGTCAGGCCGGCGCGTTCAAGTCGGCCGTCAGCCACCTGATCCTGCCGACGATCGTGCTTGGAACCATTCCGCTTGCGGTCATCGCGCGCCAGACGCGCTCGGCGATGCTTGAAGTTCTCTCCGAAGACTACGTGCGCACGGCACGGGCCAAGGGCCTTTCGACCTTCCGGGTCGTCGGCGTCCATGCGCTGCGCAATGCGATGATCCCGGTGGTCACCACCATCGGCCTGCAGGTGGGCGTCATGCTCGCCGGTGCGATCCTGACGGAAACGATCTTCTCCTGGCCGGGCATCGGCAAGTGGATGGTGGATTCGGTGTCGCGTCGCGACTACGCCGTCATCCAGGGCGGCCTGCTCGTCATCGCCGCGGTGATCATGCTGGTCAACCTCATCGTCGACCTGCTCTACGGTCTCATCAATCCGCGCATCCGGCACTAA
- a CDS encoding ABC transporter permease subunit: MSQAAATSTVSTDPSRRARLAEFWYYFSENRGAVIGLVFFVFLVLLAVFAPWVAPHDPVAQYRDAVLVPPVWQEGGRAGFLLGTDAVGRDMLSRLIYGTRFSLFVGVIVTTLSLVGGIALGVIAGYFRGWVDTVIMRVMDIILAFPSLLLALVLVAVLGPGLVNAMIAIALVFQPHFVRLTRAAVMSEKTRDYVVAAKVAGAGHGRLMFKTILPNCMAPLIVQATLSFSSAILDAAALGFLGMGAQPPTPEWGTMLAEAREFISSHWWVVTLPGIAILITVLAINLMGDGLRDALDPKLKRS, from the coding sequence ATGTCTCAAGCTGCTGCAACAAGCACCGTTTCGACCGATCCGTCCCGCCGGGCGCGATTGGCCGAGTTCTGGTATTACTTCTCCGAGAACCGCGGCGCCGTGATCGGTCTCGTGTTCTTCGTGTTCCTCGTTCTGCTCGCGGTCTTCGCACCGTGGGTCGCACCGCACGATCCGGTGGCACAGTACCGCGATGCGGTGTTGGTACCGCCGGTATGGCAGGAGGGCGGCCGCGCCGGCTTCCTGCTCGGCACCGACGCCGTCGGCCGCGACATGCTGTCCCGCCTGATCTACGGCACGCGCTTCTCGCTGTTCGTCGGTGTCATCGTCACGACCCTGTCGCTCGTCGGCGGTATCGCGCTTGGCGTCATCGCCGGCTACTTCCGTGGTTGGGTCGATACCGTCATCATGCGCGTGATGGACATCATCCTCGCCTTCCCGTCGCTGCTGCTCGCCCTCGTGCTGGTCGCCGTCCTCGGCCCGGGCCTCGTCAACGCCATGATCGCCATCGCGCTCGTCTTCCAGCCGCACTTCGTGCGCCTGACGCGTGCTGCCGTCATGAGCGAAAAGACCCGTGACTATGTCGTTGCCGCCAAGGTGGCCGGCGCCGGTCATGGCCGTCTGATGTTCAAGACGATCCTGCCGAACTGCATGGCGCCGCTGATCGTACAGGCGACACTCTCCTTCTCGAGCGCGATCCTTGACGCTGCGGCCCTCGGCTTCCTCGGCATGGGCGCACAGCCTCCGACACCGGAATGGGGCACGATGCTCGCCGAAGCCCGCGAGTTCATCAGCAGCCACTGGTGGGTGGTGACCCTTCCGGGTATCGCGATCCTGATCACGGTGCTGGCGATCAACCTTATGGGTGACGGCCTGCGCGATGCGCTCGATCCCAAGCTGAAGAGGTCCTGA
- a CDS encoding ABC transporter ATP-binding protein — protein sequence MALLEIENLVVEFQTASGPFRAVNGVSMKVHEGEVLAIVGESGSGKSVSMLAAMGLLPWTAKVTADKLTFNGRDLLGMSANERRKIVGKDIAMIFQEPIASLNPCFTVGFQIEEVLRIHMGLDKAGRRKRAIELFEAVGIPDPAERLGHYPHQMSGGQCQRVMIAIAIACNPKLLIADEPTTALDVTIQKQILDLLMRLQAEHKMGLIMITHNMGVVAETADRVVVQYKGRKMEEADVLTLFENPKSNYTRALLAALPDNATGDRLPTISELFVDEGAAQ from the coding sequence ATGGCGCTTCTCGAAATCGAAAACCTGGTCGTCGAATTCCAGACGGCCTCCGGTCCCTTCCGCGCCGTCAACGGCGTGTCGATGAAGGTCCATGAAGGCGAAGTGCTTGCGATCGTTGGCGAGTCCGGCTCGGGCAAGTCCGTGTCGATGCTGGCCGCCATGGGGCTTCTGCCCTGGACGGCGAAAGTGACCGCCGACAAGCTCACTTTCAACGGCCGCGACCTGCTCGGCATGTCGGCAAACGAACGGCGCAAGATCGTCGGCAAGGATATTGCCATGATCTTCCAGGAGCCGATCGCCAGCCTCAACCCGTGCTTCACCGTCGGCTTCCAGATCGAGGAAGTGCTGCGCATCCACATGGGCCTCGACAAGGCCGGTCGCCGCAAGCGCGCAATCGAACTGTTCGAGGCGGTCGGCATTCCCGATCCGGCCGAGCGGCTCGGCCACTATCCGCACCAGATGTCGGGCGGCCAGTGCCAGCGCGTGATGATCGCGATCGCGATCGCCTGCAACCCGAAGCTCCTGATCGCCGACGAGCCGACCACCGCGCTCGACGTGACGATCCAGAAGCAGATCCTGGACCTCCTGATGAGGCTGCAGGCCGAGCACAAGATGGGCCTGATCATGATCACGCACAACATGGGCGTGGTCGCCGAGACTGCCGACCGGGTGGTCGTGCAGTACAAGGGCCGCAAGATGGAAGAGGCCGACGTGCTGACGCTCTTCGAAAACCCGAAGAGCAACTACACGCGCGCACTTCTGGCGGCGCTGCCTGACAACGCGACCGGCGATCGTCTGCCGACGATTTCCGAACTCTTCGTCGACGAAGGAGCGGCCCAATGA